In Camelina sativa cultivar DH55 chromosome 16, Cs, whole genome shotgun sequence, a single window of DNA contains:
- the LOC104751571 gene encoding uncharacterized protein LOC104751571 isoform X4: MEFHRMKRKRLQALSKKHGIPANIKNTEMARRLAYIFEKETFTELIVLPDDSDEVDVVKDDLVVKKVRFSPENEVFEFTRSMKGKDVRTRSEGIDNVGESGIELRRSTRILDKGKTVVSGGVTQEECKGTELMALEQFEYEADISESEQDGFMVEKVGRRSTRIASKAGTLLPANRSKLLVDIDDKEDQLVKNNVKELVSMVQDTGNCHHRKDVQDDPKFEKVPRRSRRIGRDIDVQANTLEDQRRSTRLKARSTVVTSQKSELATNQTKELSIDCEVQTTEDYRMMKVQDASKVEMVPRRSKRGCNEISVLMDKQPVKAVKLDHLGVKKAPNQFKQREKRLSKLLVDDGQAQKGDKQPKKTFGNGSEDKKLLRSLTHTTLANTLGQAMSSSTKPCSVIDSEKDGASVDNLKKSNVIDEMQMDDSFENPIVVEENLVEKKTGETLEKKRDRSRQGNQTPRKLLDQYAHFEQEEADKSNVGSRGSSKRSETMNQICVKEKPQGMIENSTFPSDTKAAESVLITENVLDSTPDKAVESSQRKNTQELNSELTEDKREERLERDSVLIAAVKENEKEVSSCSVLLSDRLSPASMQYSVSNSKAELFAPTGHIFVKENASIVVEENTKTMDEILICTPMSELKEQTCLEAILENSAECWKEIHPSKADEKISLEKDVQAANLHGNVLEYNTVGCLSAGPAIGSSNTMKTVNQELVKDTQQGMTEEHSPSTSETKAAEPVTISKNDLDFALKVSGHSLERCTQDLDSELLEGEHEQKTFLMAVTKKGKGEASSLSKFLVERSEVNTRPDIRSTGCYLSVEETTSPAKAHLRMSHPKAKLGVPTSRIFDKDIVSTVITEENIKTKEDTLICTPRSELKEHSSISKLAKIEAECCKETHLSKDDEKGMEDSLSTSETKAAVSVMISENVLETTLESSIDISQRRNTQELHSELMEGECEEKHEQDTVLMASTKEKVESSSLSLFLMERSEVNNPAVELFVETTQPPTSVLLAVSNPEAELGDPTDHILVKDIASTVIAKEDINTKDEIFISTPTCELKEHNFVAKLAEEKAILEYSSECQNEIQSGEDGETGSLKKTIQAENLYGNFSGYNTKNSSLGECVNLEMLDEILEKSEQKSYFERGCKLNALELKRCSSTDITSHSLEENNVSKCFEEDNTEALSLPLPRNNDSSSSDELAIFTTPERKLMLMERSSERGKMRAADSVTQHNDEAVESHAIVFTTPKQVSTLGNAEIDEAGKEDEAEVSTGLQNDQPLANFEPNETGWQGINSAEKSCLFTSAERQLLYGGSEQKEAVIIGEIVGEEFHDVYVIPNVPVKHTFPENSELDEAAEGDVNKSVKLRVDSGIFTSAEKHFETDEGVKGDNITAKSHVVSDLLTAAEGHFLLMGVSEPDEAEKSREKGMALAAESMTERNDEVGESHAVVFTTPKQVSTLGDAGIDEEHTSTIFPDEFDVKESIVLTSQVKQGDRSGMNEENRTVELQRDSGTCSLDAHTLLGNYVSGGGNNPMEFYEDYVVFTDQERYELAGSVGHDKARESEGKEVVQFYEKSEVSTGLHSAQPLAFSELSETGRQGINSSDKSGLFTSVERQLLYGASEQKEAVKTGEKAGAEYHDGFDVPENSELNEAAKGEENKYVEFRVASFTSAEKHLETDEGVKGDNITAMSHAVSDVLSAVEGQFLMGESEPDEAEKKYRENNDVDMLGESNTSFGPEMHMLFGESELDGTKNIRDYTATTCEESFAFTSPERRQLLVNFEPYSARKKEQKVVEDSVVQESLLAVQDFRENTIADSSSSIASKFVYINYSNAGIETAGAELMPKGSQAEDVAGHISHVDSLNLFDFETEEAESIMEAEINVSFSSYVALPAKGNSETIDEISHDLEVAGTCSMVSEESGPSTDNQNQIHDALEELAITDKLTKNIQKGLEGNFLLNSSGGSYVNVSGKTCILAGTEDEDEAAGPVATAFDKEMISREATPETRKEISEMQVRREPSLIYGTQVKPKRHDMKENAPNLKIVHNLNVTAPRTSKRQPLQDLGKN; encoded by the exons ATGGAATTTCACCGAATGAAAAGAAAACGTTTACAAGCGTTATCAAAGAAACACGGGATCCCTGCGAACATTAAGAATACCGAGATGGCGAGAAGACTCGCGTATATTTTCGAG AAGGAAACTTTTACGGAATTGATAGTTTTGCCAGATGATTCTGATGAAGTTGATGTTGTTAAAGATGATTTAGTTGTTAAGAAAGTAAGATTTAGTCCTGAGAACGAAGTTTTTGAATTCACTCGTTCTATGAAGGGGAAGGATGTTCGAACGCGTAGCGAAGGGATTGATAATGTTGGAGAAAGTGGAATTGAGCTACGGCGGTCAACGCGGATTCTGGATAAGGGGAAAACAGTTGTATCTGGTGGTGTTACTCAGGAAGAGTGTAAAGGAACCGAGTTGATGGCTTTGGAACAGTTTGAATATGAGGCTGATATCTCTGAGAGTGAACAAGATGGTTTCATGGTAGAAAAGGTTGGGAGACGGTCTACACGGATAGCATCCAAGGCAGGGACCTTGTTACCTGCTAATCGGTCAAAATTGCTTGTAGATATCGATGATAAAGAAGATCAGCTTGTCAAGAATAATGTGAAGGAGTTGGTATCTATGGTTCAGGATACAGGAAATTGCCATCATAGGAAGGATGTGCAAGATGATCCTAAATTTGAAAAGGTTCCTAGGCGATCTAGACGAATTGGGAGAGATATTGATGTGCAGGCTAATACCCTTGAGGATCAGAGAAGGTCAACAAGGCTCAAAGCTAGATCTACGGTGGTTACTAGTCAAAAAAGCGAGCTAGCCACTAATCAAACGAAGGAGCTTTCAATAGATTGTGAGGTTCAGACAACTGAAGATTACCGTATGATGAAAGTCCAGGATGCTTCTAAAGTTGAAATGGTTCCTCGGCGTTCAAAACGAGGTTGCAACGAAATTAGTGTACTGATGGATAAGCAGCCCGTTAAGGCTGTGAAGCTTGATCACCTTGGAGTAAAAAAGGCTCCAAATCAGTTTAAGCAACGTGAAAAGCGTCTCAGTAAACTTCTAGTAGATGATGGCCAAGCGCAAAAGGGTgataaacaaccaaagaaaactttTGGAAATGGTAGTGAGGATAAAAAGCTTCTACGAAGTTTGACGCACACTACATTAGCTAATACGCTAGGTCAAGCAATGAGTAGTTCAACGAAGCCTTGTTCAGTTATTGACAGTGAAAAAGATGGAGCTTCTGTTGATAATCTGAAGAAGTCAAATGTGATTGATGAAATGCAGATGGATGATTCATTTGAGAATCCAATAGTGGTTGAAGAGAATCTGGTTGAAAAGAAGACGGGGGAAACTCTTGAAAAGAAGAGGGATAGATCACGTCAGGGCAATCAAACGCCAAGAAAACTTTTGGATCAGTACGCTCATTTTGAGCAAGAAGAAGCAGACAAGAGTAATGTCGGATCTAGAGGCTCTTCCAAGAGGTCAGAGACAATGAATCAAATATGTGTTAAGGAGAAGCCACAAGGAATGATCGAGAACTCAACTTTTCCATCTGACACCAAAGCTGCAGAATCTGTTCTGATTACTGAGAATGTGTTGGATTCTACACCGGATAAAGCAGTTGAAAgttctcaaagaaaaaacactCAAGAGTTGAATTCTGAACTTACGGAAGATAAACGTGAAGAGAGACTTGAGCGAGACTCAGTTTTGATTGCTGCGGTTAAGGAGAACGAAAAGGAAGTATCATCATGCTCTGTACTTCTTAGCGATCGTTTATCACCTGCTTCAATGCAATATTCAGTAAGCAATTCTAAAGCTGAGCTATTCGCCCCTACTGGCCATATCTTTGTTAAAGAAAATGCTTCTATAGTTGTTGAGGAAAATACCAAAACCATGGACGAAATCCTTATTTGCACTCCTATGTCTGAGCTCAAGGAGCAGACCTGTCTAGAAG CAATCCTGGAAAATTCAGCTGAATGTTGGAAAGAGATTCACCCAAGCAAAGCTGACGAGAAAATATCCTTAGAGAAGGACGTACAAGCAGCAAATTTACATGGAAACGTTTTGGAATACAATACTGTCGGTTGTCTTAGTGCTGGACCTGCTATTGGCTCTTCCAACACTATGAAGACAGTGAATCAAGAATTGGTAAAAGATACGCAACAAGGAATGACTGAGGAGCACTCACCTTCTACATCTGAAACCAAAGCTGCAGAACCTGTTACGATTTCTAAGAACGATTTGGATTTTGCACTGAAAGTTTCCGGTCATTCACTGGAAAGATGCACGCAAGACTTGGATTCTGAACTTCTAGAAGGAGAACATGAGCAGAAAACATTTCTCATGGCTGTGACTAAGAAGGGTAAAGGGGAAGCATCATCACTGTCTAAGTTTCTTGTTGAGCGTTCAGAAGTGAACACACGCCCTGATATCCGCAGCACTGGTTGTTATCTATCTGTGGAAGAAACTACCTCTCCTGCTAAAGCACATTTACGAATGAGCCATCCAAAAGCCAAGCTAGGCGTGCCTACAAGCCGTATCTTTGACAAGGATATTGTTTCGACAGTTATCACCgaggaaaatattaaaaccaaGGAAGACACCCTTATTTGCACTCCTAGATCTGAGCTTAAGGAGCATAGCTCTATCTCTAAGTTAGCCAAAATTGAAG CTGAATGTTGTAAGGAGACTCACTTAAGCAAAGATGATGAGAAAGGAATGGAGGACTCACTTTCTACATCTGAAACCAAAGCTGCAGTTTCTGTTATGATTTCTGAGAATGTTTTAGAAACTACTCTGGAAAGCTCAATTGATATTtcacagagaagaaacactcaaGAGTTGCATTCTGAACTTATGGAAGGAGAATGTGAAGAGAAACATGAGCAAGACACAGTTCTGATGGCTTCAACTAAGGAAAAAGTGGAATCATCATCACTGTCTTTATTTCTTATGGAGCGCTCAGAAGTGAACAACCCTGCAGTCGAGCTTTTTGTAGAAACCACACAACCTCCTACTTCAGTACTGTTAGCAGTGAGCAACCCGGAAGCTGAGTTAGGCGATCCTACCGACCATATTCTTGTGAAGGATATTGCTTCAACAGTTATTGCCAAGGAAGATATCAACACCAAGGATGAAATCTTTATTTCCACTCCTACATGTGAGCTGAAGGAGCACAACTTTGTAGCTAAATTAGCAGAAGAAAAGG CAATCCTGGAATATTCATCTGAATGTCAGAACGAGATTCAATCAGGCGAAGATGGTGAGACAGGTTCCTTAAAGAAGACAATACAAGCAGAAAATCTTTATGGAAACTTTTCTGGATACAACACTAAGAATAGTTCTCTTGGTGAATGTGTAAATCTGGAGATGCTGGATGAGATTCTGGAGAAATCCGAGCAGAAAAGTTATTTTGAAAGAGGTTGCAAACTTAACGCGTTAGAGCTAAAAAGATGCTCGTCAACTGATATCACTTCTCATTCTCTTGAGGAAAATAACGTTTCAAAGTGTTTTGAGGAAGATAACACAGAAGCTCTGTCCCTACCTCTACCTAGAAACAACGATTCTAGTTCCTCTGATGAGTTAGCTATATTTACTACCCCAGAAAGGAAGTTGATGTTGATGGAACGAAGCAGTGAAAGGGGAAAGATGCGTGCAGCTGATTCAGTGACCCAACACAATGATGAAGCAGTAGAGTCTCATGCTATTGTTTTCACAACTCCTAAACAAGTTTCAACGCTGGGGAATGCTGAGATAGATGAGGCCGGAAAGGAAGACGAAGCTGAAGTATCCACTGGGCTACAGAATGATCAACCTTTAGCAAATTTTGAACCAAACGAAACAGGATGGCAAGGAATCAATAGTGCTGAGAAGTCATGTCTTTTTACAAGCGCGGAGAGACAACTATTGTACGGAGGATCTGAACAAAAGGAAGCAGTAATTATTGGAGAAATAGTGGGTGAAGAGTTTCATGACGTGTATGTTATTCCAAATGTTCCAGTTAAACATACCTTTCCAGAAAACTCAGAATTGGACGAAGCTGCAGAAGGTGATGTTAATAAGTCTGTTAAATTGCGAGTTGACTCTGGCATTTTCACTAGTGCCGAGAAACATTTTGAAACAGATGAAGGGGTAAAAGGAGACAATATAACTGCTAAGTCTCATGTTGTCTCTGATCTTCTCACTGCTGCCGAGGGCCACTTTCTTCTGATGGGAGTGTCTGAACCAGATGAAGCTGAAAAAAGCAGGGAAAAGGGAATGGCTCTTGCAGCTGAATCAATGACCGAACGAAACGATGAAGTAGGAGAGTCTCATGCTGTTGTTTTCACAACTCCTAAACAAGTTTCAACACTGGGGGATGCTGGGATAGATGAGGAGCATACATCTACCATCTTTCCTGATGAATTTGATGTCAAGGAATCAATAGTGCTGACAAGTCAGGTCAAACAAGGAGATCGATCTGGAATGAATGAAGAAAATAGGACTGTTGAGCTTCAACGTGATTCTGGCACTTGTAGCCTGGATGCACATACTCTCTTGGGAAATTATGTATCAGGTGGAGGGAACAACCCTATGGAGTTTTATGAAGATTATGTTGTTTTCACTGACCAGGAGAGATATGAGCTTGCTGGATCTGTTGGACATGATAAAGCTAGAGAAAGTGAAGGAAAAGAGGTTGTGCAGTTTTATGAGAAATCTGAAGTGTCCACTGGGCTACACAGTGCTCAACCTTTAGCATTTTCTGAACTAAGTGAAACAGGAAGGCAAGGAATCAATAGTTCTGACAAGTCAGGTCTTTTTACAAGCGTGGAGAGACAACTCCTGTACGGAGCATCTGAACAAAAGGAAGCAGTAAAGACTGGAGAAAAagcgggtgcagagtatcatGATGGGTTTGATGTTCCAGAAAACTCAGAATTGAACGAAGCTGCAAAAGGTGAAGAAAATAAGTATGTGGAATTTCGAGTTGCCTCTTTCACTAGTGCCGAGAAACATCTTGAAACAGATGAAGGGGTAAAAGGAGACAATATAACTGCTATGTCTCATGCTGTGTCTGATGTTCTCAGTGCTGTTGAAGGCCAGTTTCTTATGGGAGAGTCTGAACCAGATGAAGCtgaaaaaaaatacagagaaaaCAACGATGTGGATATGTTGGGTGAATCTAACACGTCCTTTGGCCCAGAGATGCACATGCTGTTTGGAGAATCTGAACTAGATGGAACAAAAAACATACGAGATTATACAGCTACCACTTGCGAAGAGTCTTTTGCTTTCACTTCTCCAGAGAGACGACAACTTTTAGTAAACTTTGAACCATACAGCGCTCgtaagaaagaacaaaaggtGGTGGAAGACAGTGTGGTTCAGGAAAGTCTTCTTGCAGTTCAAGATTTCAGAGAAAATACCATTGCTGACTCAAGCAGTAGTATCGCATCCAAATTTGTTTACATCAATTACTCTAATGCTGGGATAGAGACTGCAGGCGCAGAGTTAATGCCGAAAGGTTCTCAGGCAGAGGATGTTGCAGGTCATATTTCACATGTTGACTCGTTaaatctttttgattttgagactGAGGAAGCAGAGTCAATCATGGAAGCAGAAATAAATGTTTCCTTTAGCTCCTATGTTGCGTTACCAGCCAAAGGTAACTCGGAGACAATTGACGAAATTTCCCACGACCTTGAAGTTGCTGGAACATGTTCCATGGTGTCTG AAGAATCTGGCCCTTCCACTGACAATCAGAATCAGATACATGATGCGCTGGAAGAATTGGCAATAACAG ATAAGCTAACAAAGAACATTCAAAAAGGCTTGGAGGGAAATTTCCTGTTGAATTCTTCAGGTGGCTCCTATGTCAATGTCTCTGGAAAGACATGCATCTTAGCTGGAACcgaggatgaagatgaagcagcTGGTCCTGTTGCTACTGCCTTTG ATAAGGAAATGATCAGCAGAGAAGCTACTCCTGAAACCAGAAAGGAGATATCCGAGATGCAAGTGAGAAGAGAACCAAGCTTGATTTACGGAACACAAGTGAAGCCTAAAAGACATGACATGAAAGAGAATGCACCAAACTTGAAGATTGTGCATAATCTTAACGTAACAGCTCCAAGAACATCAAAGAGACAGCCGCTCCAAGACTTGGGGAAGAACTAG